One genomic region from Candidatus Caldarchaeum subterraneum encodes:
- a CDS encoding argininosuccinate synthase: MKVALAYSGGLDTTVMIKWISQRYNAEVVTVTVDVGQDEDFAEIEEKAYKSGAVKHYSIDAKKKFADEFLSRAIKANAMYERSYPLSSALSRPLIAEETAKVALKEGCDAVAHGCTGKGNDQLRFDATFAAVAPGLKIIAPVREWNMSRDEEIEYALEHNLPVNPVKSRFSIDENLWGRSIEAAELEDPWTEPPTEAFKLVKPLDQTPDKPEEFTIGFRNGVPEYINGERKDLVSLVRMLNVLGGMHGYGLVDHVEDRVVGLKSREVYEVPAALILINAHMDLEKMFLGRRFQAFKQQVDSLWADLVYSGLWMDPLRKALDAFIDESQKGLDGEVRLRLYKGSLRIVGRRGEKPLYSPKYITYARESVFDQRAGEGFSKLWSLETRLSSLREKE; the protein is encoded by the coding sequence ATGAAGGTGGCGTTAGCTTACAGCGGCGGTCTCGACACAACCGTGATGATCAAATGGATAAGCCAGAGATACAATGCCGAGGTGGTGACGGTTACAGTTGACGTTGGCCAAGATGAAGATTTTGCAGAAATCGAGGAGAAGGCATACAAAAGCGGCGCCGTCAAGCACTACAGCATAGATGCGAAGAAAAAATTTGCCGACGAGTTTTTGTCGAGAGCGATCAAGGCGAACGCGATGTATGAGAGGAGTTATCCTCTCAGCTCGGCTTTGAGCAGGCCTTTGATAGCTGAGGAGACCGCGAAGGTTGCTTTGAAGGAGGGGTGTGACGCGGTTGCTCATGGATGCACGGGTAAAGGTAATGACCAGCTGCGGTTTGACGCGACTTTCGCAGCCGTTGCACCGGGCCTCAAGATAATCGCGCCCGTTAGAGAGTGGAACATGAGTCGAGACGAGGAGATAGAGTATGCGCTGGAGCACAACCTACCCGTCAACCCTGTCAAAAGCCGCTTCAGCATCGACGAGAACCTCTGGGGCCGCTCGATAGAGGCCGCAGAGCTCGAGGACCCTTGGACAGAGCCTCCCACCGAGGCGTTTAAGCTTGTCAAACCCCTTGACCAAACACCCGACAAGCCTGAGGAGTTCACCATAGGGTTTAGAAACGGTGTCCCAGAATACATCAACGGCGAGAGAAAAGACCTTGTGTCACTTGTTAGGATGCTGAATGTGTTGGGCGGTATGCATGGCTACGGACTGGTTGATCATGTGGAGGACCGTGTCGTGGGCCTTAAGTCACGGGAGGTTTACGAGGTTCCCGCGGCACTCATATTAATCAACGCGCACATGGACCTTGAGAAAATGTTTCTCGGAAGACGTTTTCAGGCATTCAAGCAGCAGGTGGACAGCCTTTGGGCGGACCTCGTCTACTCTGGATTGTGGATGGACCCGTTGCGCAAAGCCCTTGACGCGTTTATCGACGAGTCGCAGAAAGGGCTGGATGGTGAGGTTCGTCTCAGGCTTTACAAAGGCTCGCTGAGGATAGTTGGACGGCGTGGAGAAAAACCCCTCTACTCTCCCAAGTATATCACCTATGCGCGTGAAAGTGTTTTTGACCAGAGGGCTGGGGAAGGCTTTTCCAAGCTGTGGAGCCTCGAGACACGTCTGAGCAGCCTTAGGGAGAAGGAGTAG
- a CDS encoding DNA-binding protein (TFAR19-related protein), with product MDRMSAEDEELERIRQQKMAELQARAAEEQARRQRELERAAVMRTILTPEARQRLNNLKLIKPEIAEKVETYLIQVSQTGNIRLPVDDETLKLILDKIMPKKRETRIEFRSRNTGW from the coding sequence TTGGACAGGATGTCGGCTGAGGACGAGGAGCTGGAGAGGATAAGGCAGCAGAAGATGGCGGAGCTTCAGGCGAGGGCCGCAGAGGAGCAGGCCCGTAGACAGAGGGAGCTGGAGAGAGCGGCCGTGATGAGGACCATTCTAACACCTGAGGCGAGGCAGAGGCTTAACAACCTCAAACTCATCAAACCCGAAATAGCCGAGAAAGTCGAGACCTACCTCATCCAAGTATCGCAGACAGGAAACATCAGGCTTCCCGTCGACGATGAGACCCTCAAACTAATCCTCGACAAAATCATGCCCAAGAAAAGGGAGACGCGGATAGAGTTCAGGTCCCGTAACACGGGGTGGTGA
- a CDS encoding queuine tRNA-ribosyltransferas produces MMMAELEVKHKDLLGRVGSLQVGGKKVETPAFVPVINPVSQVVPPEEIRRRFGCGIVITNAYILFKRFRSRAVEEGVHRLIGFDGLVMTDSGGYQVLVYGDVEATPDDIAFFQESIGSDIAVPLDRPTGLVGRREAEKTVEETLANVRRTVELVGHGGRCVWVGPVQGGLYRDLVQKCVDEYKRLGFSLYCLGSPTPLMTAYRYRELVSMITTTRHVLGTVKPLHLFGAGHPMMFALAVALGVDMFDSASYALFAKEDRYILPEGTVRLEQLSHLPCSCEVCTRFSAKELRELEREERFRNLALHNLFVCFQEVEAIKQAIWEGRMYELLERKARSHPAVYEAFQHIFTDEETLRTMALHTPLSKRRGIFLFDTTSLQRPEYRRMAEWLRRWSPSCVDAAVLVSHRAVVNRRLEKLFELLAKVVGDSCFEVFVHDTPYGLVPLSLYHVFPISQTTYPETLVKQLEDKIFREAAETLAKHGFKKIIIIETRRETYPGYSRKLAHSLQTSLSKEVVYTTSK; encoded by the coding sequence TTGATGATGGCTGAGCTCGAGGTTAAGCACAAAGACCTTCTGGGCCGGGTTGGGTCGCTTCAAGTAGGCGGAAAAAAGGTTGAGACACCGGCTTTCGTGCCCGTGATAAACCCTGTGAGCCAAGTTGTTCCACCCGAGGAAATCAGAAGAAGATTCGGCTGCGGGATTGTTATCACAAACGCTTACATCCTGTTTAAACGGTTTCGTTCAAGGGCTGTTGAGGAGGGTGTTCACAGGCTTATCGGCTTTGACGGCTTGGTCATGACAGACTCTGGCGGCTACCAGGTTCTTGTCTATGGTGATGTTGAGGCCACGCCGGATGATATTGCTTTTTTCCAGGAGTCCATCGGCTCGGACATAGCTGTCCCCCTTGACAGGCCGACGGGCTTGGTGGGGCGTCGGGAGGCTGAGAAAACTGTTGAAGAGACTCTCGCCAACGTCAGGAGAACTGTCGAGCTTGTGGGTCATGGTGGGCGCTGTGTATGGGTGGGGCCTGTGCAGGGCGGGTTATACCGCGACCTTGTGCAGAAATGCGTTGACGAGTATAAGCGTCTTGGCTTTAGCCTCTACTGTCTCGGAAGCCCAACACCTCTGATGACCGCATACAGATACCGCGAACTCGTCTCGATGATAACCACCACCAGACACGTACTCGGCACAGTCAAGCCTCTTCACCTCTTCGGAGCAGGCCATCCCATGATGTTCGCACTCGCCGTTGCTCTTGGCGTGGACATGTTTGACTCGGCCTCTTACGCGCTCTTCGCCAAGGAGGACCGCTACATATTGCCTGAGGGAACAGTGCGCTTGGAGCAGCTCAGCCACCTGCCCTGCAGCTGCGAGGTCTGCACACGGTTTTCAGCGAAAGAGCTGCGGGAGCTTGAGAGAGAGGAGAGGTTTAGAAATCTTGCACTCCACAATTTGTTTGTCTGTTTTCAGGAAGTCGAGGCAATAAAGCAAGCCATCTGGGAGGGAAGGATGTATGAGCTGCTGGAGAGAAAGGCGCGCTCACATCCAGCAGTCTACGAAGCGTTTCAACACATCTTCACTGATGAAGAAACTCTCCGAACCATGGCCCTGCATACACCCCTCTCGAAACGGCGTGGGATATTTCTCTTCGACACCACAAGTCTTCAAAGACCTGAATACAGGAGGATGGCTGAGTGGCTGAGGCGGTGGTCACCTTCATGCGTTGACGCTGCCGTCCTCGTCAGCCACAGGGCCGTGGTTAACCGGAGGCTTGAGAAATTGTTTGAGCTGCTTGCCAAAGTGGTGGGCGACAGCTGCTTCGAGGTCTTTGTCCACGACACCCCCTATGGATTGGTGCCGCTATCACTCTACCATGTTTTCCCCATCTCCCAAACCACGTACCCCGAAACACTTGTCAAACAACTCGAGGACAAAATATTCCGTGAAGCAGCCGAAACCCTCGCCAAACACGGCTTCAAAAAAATAATCATCATCGAAACAAGGCGGGAAACCTATCCGGGATACAGCCGCAAACTGGCCCACAGCCTCCAAACAAGCCTATCAAAGGAAGTCGTTTACACAACGTCTAAATAG
- a CDS encoding acylphosphatase, with translation MVLTAEALVRAEIVVEGDVQGVGFRYFVRRAARRLGVKGFVENLESGAVKIVAEASKERVEKLVEKIKSAPPPIAVDEITVTYSKPTGEFKTFKIVVKDLAEEMVEGFATGASYFEIMFEKQDKALVKLDTLIERQDLMLVKQDLMLQKQDQMLGKMDLMLEKQDLMLEKQDQMLHKQDQMLEKMDVTLEKQGQMLLTQDQMLLKQDQMLGKMDIMLEKQDSTLQKQDQMLSKMDLMVEKHDEMLERQDMLVDEVKGLRRDVSFLIEDRITRIERDVAEIKARLGITG, from the coding sequence GTGGTGTTGACCGCCGAGGCTTTGGTGCGGGCTGAGATTGTGGTTGAGGGCGATGTTCAGGGAGTTGGGTTTAGATATTTTGTTAGGAGAGCTGCAAGGCGTCTCGGCGTAAAAGGATTTGTCGAAAACCTTGAAAGCGGTGCCGTAAAGATTGTGGCAGAGGCCTCTAAAGAGAGGGTAGAGAAGCTCGTTGAGAAGATAAAATCCGCTCCACCACCCATAGCGGTCGATGAAATAACGGTAACCTACAGCAAACCAACAGGCGAGTTCAAAACCTTCAAGATTGTTGTGAAGGATTTGGCGGAGGAGATGGTTGAAGGCTTCGCGACAGGCGCCTCCTACTTCGAAATAATGTTCGAGAAACAGGATAAAGCGCTTGTGAAGCTGGATACTTTGATAGAGAGGCAGGATTTGATGTTAGTGAAACAGGACCTTATGCTGCAGAAGCAAGACCAGATGCTTGGGAAGATGGATTTGATGCTTGAGAAACAGGACCTTATGCTAGAGAAGCAAGACCAAATGCTCCATAAGCAGGACCAGATGCTAGAAAAGATGGATGTGACGCTGGAGAAACAGGGCCAAATGTTGCTTACACAGGACCAGATGCTGCTTAAGCAAGACCAAATGCTTGGAAAGATGGACATTATGTTGGAGAAGCAGGATTCGACGTTGCAAAAACAGGACCAGATGCTAAGTAAAATGGATTTGATGGTGGAGAAGCATGATGAGATGTTGGAGCGGCAGGATATGTTGGTGGATGAAGTTAAGGGTTTGCGGCGTGATGTTTCATTTCTGATTGAGGATAGGATTACGCGTATTGAGCGGGATGTTGCCGAAATTAAGGCCCGGCTGGGCATCACTGGCTAG